A genome region from Chengkuizengella sp. SCS-71B includes the following:
- a CDS encoding M23 family metallopeptidase, with the protein MEKQTKFKWKKKKFTFIILEDSGRTSIQFRVKDFILYSLPFLLGMLILAIFVLFTLHQHALIKYDRLHISLEESETKYDDMVVQKNQTIESKDDTIEHLQNNLISLSEQTQEIKLKLNELEKLENDIKKITGADTTALLNPFDTKLEKESVATAPVSILHNNNKSVFIGTGGHLVPIHNESLKEITTNTSENLIALNKNVDTLLVSLSNSKQDIVEYQQLLNITPSIWPTNHQKITSTFGYRRDPFTNALSFHTGLDIGAFYNDPVFAAADGSISYTGYDRVYGNQININHSNGVITRYMHLNKILVQSGQKVKKGQKIGLVGSTGRSTGPHLHYEIVKNGERQNPLDFIQ; encoded by the coding sequence ATGGAAAAACAAACTAAATTTAAGTGGAAAAAGAAGAAGTTCACCTTCATTATTTTAGAAGACTCTGGTCGTACATCCATTCAATTTAGGGTGAAGGATTTCATTTTATATAGTCTCCCCTTTCTCTTAGGTATGCTAATCCTAGCTATCTTCGTGCTTTTCACACTTCACCAGCATGCTTTGATAAAGTATGATCGGTTACATATATCTTTAGAGGAAAGTGAAACAAAATATGACGATATGGTTGTTCAAAAAAATCAAACGATTGAAAGTAAAGATGATACCATAGAACATTTACAAAATAATTTAATTAGTTTATCAGAACAAACACAGGAAATAAAATTAAAACTAAATGAACTAGAGAAATTAGAAAATGACATAAAAAAAATTACGGGTGCAGATACCACAGCACTCTTAAATCCATTTGATACGAAATTGGAAAAGGAATCTGTTGCAACTGCTCCTGTTTCTATCCTACATAATAATAATAAATCAGTCTTTATAGGAACTGGTGGACATCTTGTTCCTATACATAATGAATCTCTAAAAGAGATTACAACAAATACATCTGAAAATCTAATTGCATTAAATAAAAATGTGGATACCTTATTAGTTAGTTTATCTAACTCAAAACAAGATATTGTAGAATATCAGCAGCTTTTAAATATTACACCTTCAATTTGGCCTACAAATCATCAAAAAATCACATCTACTTTTGGTTATAGAAGAGATCCGTTTACTAATGCGCTTAGTTTCCACACTGGCTTAGACATTGGAGCCTTCTATAATGATCCAGTTTTTGCAGCAGCTGATGGGTCCATTAGTTATACAGGTTATGACCGCGTTTATGGAAATCAAATTAACATCAATCATTCAAATGGTGTGATCACTAGATATATGCATTTAAATAAAATATTAGTTCAATCTGGTCAAAAAGTTAAAAAAGGGCAAAAGATTGGATTAGTAGGTTCAACTGGACGAAGTACTGGACCCCATCTTCATTATGAAATAGTTAAAAATGGTGAAAGACAAAATCCATTAGATTTTATTCAATAA
- a CDS encoding Ger(x)C family spore germination protein, translating to MNKRIQILIYSLLIECLLLTGCWDRIELNDIAVALATAVDLEEDHVYRTTVQYALPGKMEGSQTSGAGGGTEDNIAYIDSDIGKTLREAVSKMQARMSQQITFSHRRVLIVSEELARNGIRDMFDTTARTASNRLSAYIIVAKGKAYDLLKAEPQFERFSGENMLYLAESKGVIKVNMRQAAQAMSPIGSDTILAYMAVKKSQLSNDPSEEIDYVGYAQFQDDKMVGTFEGEEAHGLMWLKDEISPYTTILKIKDNKYASVNVKNGNVKIKPKLYDDHIEYAIDIEINANLIEDFTRSDITNKASQEVLSKNLEDHIVGAINNAIKVIQENKGDSAQLGLLVQNYYPKQWREKYEKNWYEELAKAKFSIQVNANITDAGLVSENITNRVRAEEAK from the coding sequence GTGAATAAAAGAATACAGATTCTCATTTATTCTCTCTTAATTGAATGTTTACTGCTTACCGGATGTTGGGATCGCATCGAGCTAAATGATATAGCCGTTGCCCTAGCTACTGCCGTTGATCTAGAGGAGGATCATGTTTATCGTACAACCGTACAATATGCATTGCCTGGTAAAATGGAAGGATCTCAAACCTCAGGAGCTGGGGGTGGAACTGAAGATAATATTGCTTATATTGATTCAGATATTGGAAAGACACTTCGAGAAGCAGTATCTAAAATGCAAGCAAGAATGTCACAACAAATCACATTTTCCCATCGACGAGTATTAATCGTAAGTGAAGAACTTGCTAGAAATGGAATTAGAGATATGTTTGATACAACAGCACGTACAGCCAGCAATCGACTTTCTGCATATATTATTGTTGCCAAAGGAAAAGCTTATGATCTATTAAAGGCTGAACCACAGTTTGAACGATTCTCTGGAGAAAACATGTTATATTTAGCGGAATCCAAAGGTGTAATTAAAGTAAATATGAGGCAAGCAGCACAAGCAATGAGCCCTATAGGTAGTGATACGATCCTGGCCTATATGGCAGTAAAGAAATCACAGCTTTCTAACGATCCATCAGAAGAAATTGATTATGTGGGCTATGCACAATTTCAAGATGATAAAATGGTCGGAACGTTCGAAGGTGAAGAGGCACATGGTTTAATGTGGCTAAAAGATGAAATAAGTCCTTATACTACAATACTAAAAATCAAAGATAATAAGTATGCATCCGTTAATGTTAAAAATGGGAACGTAAAAATCAAACCTAAGCTTTATGATGATCATATCGAATATGCAATAGATATTGAAATCAATGCAAATTTAATTGAAGACTTTACTAGATCTGATATTACGAATAAAGCATCACAAGAAGTACTTAGTAAAAATCTTGAAGATCACATCGTTGGAGCAATCAATAATGCTATCAAAGTTATACAAGAGAACAAGGGTGATTCAGCTCAATTAGGTTTATTAGTACAAAACTACTACCCTAAACAATGGCGTGAAAAATATGAGAAAAATTGGTATGAAGAATTAGCAAAAGCCAAATTTTCAATCCAAGTTAATGCTAATATTACAGATGCAGGTTTAGTATCAGAAAACATTACTAATAGAGTTAGGGCGGAAGAGGCTAAATGA
- a CDS encoding endospore germination permease, which yields MDQRQIISPLQLSWLTTVIIFTSSETFFPREALYVAGHNGWIAYTIPLFYALFITFTFYQLSKRFPEKNIFEISHQILGKIMGGIINFIILIYIWVSLMRNATILTAFMDSSILILTPIYIIGIIVILMFIYYGKMSYEVSARVNELTFLLFISIVFSMPLMLIGEIQLERLFPILAKGVDGFIKSNTLNIGWFGDIFILGAFLHALSVPRQIHSAIRFGLINATYLLTLVMVLTIAVLGPNIGSKAMYPIYLLAEQIHFTDFLERLEIIMVTAYTFSFMLNMIFMFIAGLIGLSSYTNRKDYRIYSTTVGWFIFMLAVLSFTNITDLYIFSSYSSVVITLVLQVPILIIMLVFSRRKKFKKKQSNIVKKEHKYARNWRWSTNLLLFSCLLFIVFGILFGGNYAICGFIAGIGFALCLTGALLTSFMEMIKCNKLRQNKT from the coding sequence ATGGATCAAAGACAAATTATTAGCCCTTTACAATTATCATGGCTTACAACCGTCATTATTTTTACTAGCAGCGAGACTTTTTTCCCAAGAGAAGCGCTATATGTAGCAGGTCATAATGGTTGGATTGCATATACAATACCACTTTTTTATGCATTGTTCATTACATTCACATTTTACCAATTGTCAAAAAGATTCCCTGAAAAAAATATTTTTGAGATTTCACATCAAATTTTAGGCAAAATAATGGGGGGAATTATCAACTTCATTATTCTCATTTACATTTGGGTTTCTTTGATGCGTAATGCTACTATTCTTACAGCATTTATGGATAGCTCTATTTTAATTTTAACTCCTATTTACATTATTGGTATCATTGTAATTCTCATGTTTATCTATTATGGTAAAATGAGCTACGAAGTAAGCGCACGTGTAAATGAATTAACTTTTTTATTATTTATTAGCATAGTCTTCTCAATGCCACTCATGTTAATAGGAGAAATTCAACTTGAAAGATTATTTCCTATTTTAGCAAAAGGAGTAGATGGTTTTATAAAATCAAACACATTAAATATAGGCTGGTTTGGAGACATTTTTATTCTAGGCGCTTTTTTACATGCACTTTCTGTTCCGAGGCAGATTCATAGCGCTATTAGATTTGGTTTAATCAACGCTACTTATTTACTTACACTAGTTATGGTTCTAACAATTGCTGTATTGGGTCCCAATATAGGAAGTAAAGCGATGTATCCTATTTATTTATTAGCAGAACAAATTCATTTTACAGATTTTTTGGAACGTTTAGAAATTATTATGGTTACAGCGTATACTTTTTCATTTATGTTAAATATGATCTTTATGTTTATCGCAGGTTTAATTGGACTAAGCAGTTATACTAATCGAAAAGACTATCGAATCTATTCTACAACTGTTGGATGGTTCATCTTTATGTTAGCTGTTTTATCTTTTACAAATATTACAGATCTGTACATCTTTTCAAGTTACAGCAGCGTTGTAATCACCTTAGTTCTTCAAGTTCCTATTTTAATCATAATGTTGGTTTTTTCTAGAAGAAAGAAGTTTAAAAAGAAACAATCCAATATCGTTAAAAAAGAGCATAAGTATGCTCGAAATTGGCGCTGGTCTACAAACTTGCTTCTCTTCTCCTGTCTACTTTTTATCGTATTTGGGATATTGTTTGGGGGAAATTATGCGATTTGTGGATTTATTGCTGGGATTGGTTTCGCATTATGTTTGACTGGTGCATTGCTCACTTCATTCATGGAAATGATAAAATGCAACAAATTAAGACAAAATAAAACATAA